One Peribacillus simplex NBRC 15720 = DSM 1321 genomic region harbors:
- a CDS encoding acyl-CoA dehydrogenase: MNFLLSKEHQMMQKMVREFALNECEPTAAQRDEEEYFDIKIWHKMAELGLCGIPWPEEYGGAGADYLSYVIAVEELSRVDASIGTALSAHTSLAGWPVYKFGTEHQKQKYLRAMAEGKNMGAYCLTESGSGSDASGMRTTAVLDGDEWVLNGSKIFITNGGYADTYIVFAQTNSALKHKGISAFIVEKGFPGFSVGKKEKKLGIRSSATTEVIFEDCRVPKDNLLGQVGEGFQIAMMTLDGGRNGIASQAVGIAQGAFDNAVAFAKDRVQFGKPISSLQAIQFKLADMATKIEAARLLTYQAAWREDQGIPYGLQSAMSKLFAGDTAMEVAVEAVQVFGGYGYTREYPVERYMRDAKITQIYEGTQEIQRLVIAGNLLKA, encoded by the coding sequence ATGAATTTTTTATTATCTAAGGAACATCAAATGATGCAAAAAATGGTGCGAGAGTTTGCTCTAAACGAATGTGAACCTACTGCTGCTCAACGTGATGAAGAGGAATACTTTGATATCAAGATTTGGCACAAGATGGCGGAACTTGGTTTATGCGGCATTCCTTGGCCAGAAGAGTACGGAGGTGCAGGTGCCGATTACTTGAGTTATGTGATCGCGGTGGAGGAATTGTCTCGGGTGGACGCTTCAATTGGGACCGCACTTTCCGCACATACATCGTTAGCCGGATGGCCGGTTTACAAGTTTGGAACGGAACATCAAAAGCAAAAATATTTGCGGGCCATGGCGGAAGGAAAAAACATGGGTGCGTATTGCTTGACGGAATCTGGATCCGGATCTGATGCCAGTGGAATGAGAACAACAGCCGTTCTAGACGGAGATGAATGGGTCTTGAACGGATCGAAGATTTTTATCACCAACGGAGGCTATGCCGACACTTATATCGTTTTCGCACAGACCAACTCGGCACTAAAGCATAAAGGCATTTCTGCGTTTATTGTGGAAAAGGGCTTCCCAGGTTTTTCGGTAGGAAAGAAGGAAAAAAAGCTAGGCATTCGCTCTTCCGCCACGACAGAGGTCATTTTTGAGGACTGCCGCGTTCCAAAGGACAATCTTTTGGGCCAAGTGGGTGAAGGGTTCCAGATTGCCATGATGACTCTCGACGGCGGTCGGAACGGAATCGCTTCCCAAGCTGTTGGAATCGCTCAAGGAGCATTTGATAATGCTGTCGCATTTGCAAAGGATCGCGTCCAATTTGGAAAACCGATTAGCTCACTTCAAGCTATTCAATTCAAATTAGCCGATATGGCCACAAAAATCGAAGCTGCCCGTTTATTGACGTATCAGGCAGCATGGCGTGAGGATCAAGGAATTCCTTACGGACTTCAATCTGCAATGTCCAAACTTTTTGCTGGAGACACCGCCATGGAAGTAGCGGTGGAGGCTGTTCAAGTATTCGGCGGATATGGATACACAAGGGAATACCCGGTAGAACGATATATGAGAGATGCTAAAATCACCCAAATCTATGAAGGGACGCAAGAGATTCAGCGTCTTGTTATTGCCGGAAATCTGCTTAAAGCATAG
- a CDS encoding SDR family NAD(P)-dependent oxidoreductase has translation MTAETVLITGATKGIGYEFTKVFAEHCYNLVIVARDSVLLEQQAESLKKEYGVQVNTFAGDLSSHTTVESLHRYLKSEGIDIDILINNAGAGGLGLMTELDIQKEMEYLQLNMISLTYLTRLIADDMVKRKQGKILNVASTAAFQPTPRMSMYGASKSYVLFFTEAIAEELKGTGVQASVLCPPSTKTPLTQGLASTRTKIFIKNLIEPQAVAKCGFEGLMKNKTVIIPGFKNKLMAKSVGLLPRKWVTIYTRKLIEQKV, from the coding sequence ATGACAGCAGAGACGGTTTTGATTACTGGGGCTACAAAAGGGATTGGATATGAATTCACAAAAGTTTTTGCAGAGCATTGTTATAACTTGGTAATAGTCGCCAGAGATTCGGTGTTGTTGGAACAACAAGCCGAGAGTTTAAAAAAGGAATATGGCGTGCAAGTGAATACTTTTGCCGGCGATTTGAGCAGTCATACAACGGTAGAGAGCTTGCATCGATACTTGAAAAGCGAAGGAATTGACATCGATATTTTGATTAATAATGCTGGAGCTGGCGGATTAGGGTTGATGACGGAATTGGATATTCAAAAAGAAATGGAATACCTGCAGCTTAACATGATCTCGCTCACGTATTTAACTAGACTTATTGCGGATGACATGGTGAAACGTAAGCAAGGTAAAATTTTAAATGTGGCTTCAACAGCAGCCTTTCAGCCAACTCCACGGATGTCGATGTATGGGGCCAGCAAATCTTACGTCTTATTCTTTACGGAAGCAATTGCGGAAGAACTTAAAGGAACCGGAGTTCAAGCTTCTGTATTATGTCCCCCTTCTACCAAAACGCCGCTCACGCAAGGGTTGGCTTCAACAAGAACAAAAATTTTCATTAAGAACTTAATAGAACCGCAAGCTGTTGCCAAGTGCGGATTTGAAGGGTTAATGAAGAATAAAACTGTGATCATTCCAGGCTTTAAAAATAAACTCATGGCTAAATCTGTGGGATTGCTGCCAAGGAAATGGGTAACCATCTATACCCGAAAGCTTATCGAACAAAAAGTGTAA
- a CDS encoding 2,4'-dihydroxyacetophenone dioxygenase family protein, translated as MSNLKDVKEVEVFHAGNVSVDELPWIPYFGDAKFKLLKANPVTGQTVTLLCVPAKMQLPAHFHPGTVIVYTVQGTWRYLEEPWISKPGDMVYEPAGSKHTPIAVGDEDVITFNIVEGTLDYLGEEGEIVARDNWETFLKRYYEHCAAEGIEPIDVTKF; from the coding sequence GTGAGTAATTTAAAAGACGTAAAAGAAGTAGAAGTATTTCATGCAGGTAATGTTAGTGTAGATGAATTGCCTTGGATTCCATATTTTGGAGATGCGAAATTTAAATTGCTTAAAGCCAACCCTGTGACAGGACAGACGGTTACGTTATTATGTGTTCCTGCGAAAATGCAGCTTCCGGCCCATTTCCATCCTGGAACAGTCATTGTGTATACCGTCCAAGGGACTTGGAGATACCTCGAGGAGCCTTGGATCTCCAAACCTGGTGACATGGTTTATGAGCCTGCAGGCTCCAAACATACGCCGATAGCTGTAGGGGATGAAGATGTTATCACCTTCAATATTGTAGAAGGAACATTAGACTATTTGGGTGAAGAAGGAGAAATTGTTGCCAGAGACAATTGGGAAACATTCCTGAAAAGATACTATGAACATTGCGCGGCTGAAGGAATTGAACCTATTGATGTGACTAAATTTTAG
- a CDS encoding SDR family NAD(P)-dependent oxidoreductase, translating to MSLNQLFDLNGKTAIVTGGGSGLGRVMALALAEAGANVVVCSRRLEVCEAVVKEIEALGRQALALSLDVTDRESVVQGVEKAVSHFGEIEILVNSSGTVFESPATDMPLEQWQAMLDTNVTGTFLMCQAVGKHMINNEYGKIINISSSIGFKGVDPEAVDSVGYTTSKGAVMTLTKDLAVKWGRHGVYVNSIAPGVFTTGMNNPEIPGTLVHKAGPFIASQVPVRRLGSDNDLVGALLYLASAASDYCTGHILTIDGGLGAK from the coding sequence ATGTCATTAAACCAATTGTTTGATTTAAATGGTAAGACAGCAATCGTTACCGGAGGCGGCAGCGGGTTAGGGCGTGTAATGGCACTGGCGTTGGCAGAAGCCGGAGCAAACGTTGTAGTATGTTCACGGCGTTTAGAGGTTTGCGAAGCAGTTGTAAAAGAAATCGAGGCGTTAGGAAGACAGGCACTTGCTCTATCATTGGATGTCACAGATCGGGAATCTGTCGTTCAAGGTGTGGAGAAAGCGGTTTCTCATTTTGGGGAAATCGAAATTTTAGTCAACAGCAGCGGAACAGTTTTTGAGTCTCCTGCTACGGATATGCCTTTAGAACAATGGCAAGCTATGTTGGATACAAATGTGACAGGAACATTCTTGATGTGTCAGGCAGTTGGAAAACATATGATTAATAACGAATACGGTAAAATCATTAATATTTCTTCTAGTATCGGCTTTAAAGGTGTTGACCCGGAAGCAGTAGATTCTGTCGGATATACAACTAGTAAGGGTGCAGTGATGACTTTAACGAAGGATTTAGCAGTTAAGTGGGGCCGACATGGAGTGTATGTAAATTCAATTGCTCCTGGAGTTTTCACTACAGGAATGAATAACCCAGAAATACCGGGAACACTTGTACACAAAGCAGGCCCTTTCATTGCCTCACAAGTTCCAGTTAGAAGATTAGGCAGTGACAATGATTTGGTAGGTGCACTCCTTTACTTAGCTTCAGCAGCATCTGATTATTGTACTGGACATATTTTGACTATTGATGGTGGACTTGGGGCTAAGTAA
- a CDS encoding LysR family transcriptional regulator has protein sequence MNIEQLLYIVEVAKYSSLSIAAQNLHVTQSNISQSITNLEKELGIKVLKRSRGHGAVPTDEGRIILKLAYEVQKKLEEIKETANLLNSTEVGELKISSLPGLMTFLVKAIASFRHDYPHVNLEVADKSGSAVIEDVRQHKTDIGLITYSSDLNINMEGIAFEALIEGKQKVYVSKHSPLAILGTITPHDILDQTLVTYKGEFMQYFVQEFFHKYKPLKILFTSNNMDGVLQAVNENLAITFAPDFVMKNYPLIINGDIVPIDLGYHPTVNISLGLVRSENKHLSTFANKYIHYLKSEIIKN, from the coding sequence ATGAATATTGAACAATTACTATATATCGTGGAAGTCGCAAAATACAGTTCTTTGTCTATCGCAGCACAGAATCTACATGTGACTCAATCCAACATCAGCCAGTCCATAACCAACTTGGAAAAGGAGTTGGGGATTAAAGTTCTTAAGCGGTCACGGGGACACGGCGCTGTCCCAACCGATGAAGGAAGAATCATTCTGAAACTCGCCTATGAAGTACAAAAAAAACTTGAGGAAATAAAAGAGACTGCTAACTTATTGAATTCCACGGAAGTGGGGGAACTGAAAATATCGTCATTACCCGGATTGATGACGTTCCTGGTAAAAGCGATAGCATCGTTTAGACATGATTATCCGCACGTAAATTTGGAGGTTGCCGATAAAAGTGGATCTGCTGTAATTGAAGATGTTCGACAGCATAAGACTGACATTGGACTGATTACGTATTCAAGTGATTTGAACATAAACATGGAAGGAATAGCTTTTGAAGCATTAATCGAAGGGAAGCAGAAAGTATATGTTTCTAAGCATTCTCCCTTAGCCATCCTTGGTACTATAACTCCGCATGATATACTTGATCAAACTCTCGTGACATACAAGGGTGAATTTATGCAGTATTTTGTACAAGAATTCTTTCATAAATATAAGCCCTTGAAAATCTTATTTACTTCAAATAATATGGATGGAGTTCTCCAAGCCGTCAATGAAAATTTGGCAATTACATTTGCTCCTGATTTCGTAATGAAAAACTATCCCCTTATCATTAATGGCGATATTGTTCCAATTGATTTGGGGTATCATCCGACTGTAAATATTTCTTTAGGATTAGTTCGATCAGAGAATAAACATTTGTCCACTTTTGCCAACAAATATATTCATTATTTAAAATCAGAAATTATTAAGAATTAA
- a CDS encoding MFS transporter translates to MKTPKYSWIILLILVASGMINQVDKIIIGLVSVPLMKELHLSPSQWGIVGSSFFWFFTFSSFILGGMADTRNTKKMFTWISFVWLVVQFTTPFVSSLSLLVITRMVLGAGEGPAVAISTSIIGKWFPKHRHGIGFGAVLFGATIGPAVASPLLISLINGYGWRSAFIAMGIVGLMVLVLWLILGKESPKEIGSYTFDQEDKHSIISSNVSWRQFLPYLLSKNFIFIVLCAGCAYWLLSVQAVWFPAYFTEIQHFDGKMLKLAVSLPFLFAAICQIIFALLSDRLYRKTGDIRKARINVAGITMVLSAICLFLANAFNSSAISILFFILAPGFAIVILSLAPAILMEFFSPKNIGKAQGTYVALSSSASIIAPLIFGYLIQYAGTEAIGYGYGFQVTSLVMFVIGLLFWTIVRPANQSQTTKKTEEQVIV, encoded by the coding sequence TTGAAAACACCTAAATATTCTTGGATCATATTATTAATTCTTGTAGCTTCAGGTATGATCAACCAGGTTGATAAAATTATCATTGGTTTGGTTTCTGTTCCTTTAATGAAAGAGTTACATTTAAGTCCTTCACAATGGGGAATTGTCGGCAGTTCGTTTTTTTGGTTCTTTACCTTTTCCTCTTTCATTCTAGGGGGAATGGCCGATACAAGAAATACGAAAAAAATGTTTACTTGGATATCGTTTGTCTGGTTGGTTGTTCAATTCACCACACCTTTTGTTTCCAGTCTGTCTCTGCTAGTAATTACAAGAATGGTCTTGGGAGCAGGAGAAGGTCCTGCAGTTGCTATATCAACTTCAATAATAGGAAAATGGTTCCCTAAACATAGACATGGTATAGGCTTTGGCGCTGTTCTCTTTGGAGCAACAATCGGGCCAGCGGTTGCTTCGCCATTATTAATCTCCTTGATCAATGGATATGGATGGAGATCTGCTTTTATAGCAATGGGGATTGTTGGACTAATGGTGCTAGTTTTATGGTTGATTCTTGGAAAAGAAAGCCCAAAAGAAATCGGTTCGTATACTTTTGATCAAGAAGATAAGCACTCAATAATTTCTTCTAATGTTTCTTGGCGTCAGTTTCTTCCGTATCTTTTATCTAAAAATTTTATTTTTATCGTTTTGTGTGCAGGATGTGCCTATTGGTTATTGTCCGTTCAAGCGGTATGGTTTCCTGCATATTTCACCGAAATTCAACATTTTGATGGGAAAATGTTGAAACTTGCAGTGTCTTTACCTTTTCTTTTTGCTGCCATTTGCCAAATTATATTTGCCTTGTTATCGGATCGGCTTTATCGCAAAACAGGAGATATTCGTAAAGCACGAATAAATGTTGCAGGGATTACGATGGTGCTATCCGCTATTTGTTTATTTCTTGCAAATGCCTTTAATTCTAGTGCTATTTCCATTCTATTCTTTATCCTTGCTCCGGGTTTTGCGATTGTTATTCTTTCACTCGCACCCGCCATATTAATGGAATTCTTTTCTCCCAAAAACATTGGAAAGGCTCAAGGGACCTATGTGGCTCTATCAAGTTCAGCAAGCATTATTGCTCCACTCATATTCGGGTATCTTATCCAGTATGCAGGAACAGAGGCAATTGGATATGGTTATGGCTTCCAAGTAACTTCTTTGGTTATGTTCGTAATCGGATTATTGTTTTGGACCATTGTCCGTCCCGCGAACCAAAGTCAAACAACGAAAAAAACTGAGGAACAAGTTATTGTATAA